CAAAATTCTGATAGTTTTGGGATTGGACAAATAATCTGGAAAGAGAATAAAAAGGTTTTAGCAGGAGCTACCGATCCCAGAGCAGATGGTGTTGTTGCTGCCTGGTAGTTGTTATTTAGTATGTTTCAAGAACTCAAATTAAAAAAGCTCCCTTAAAAAAAGGGAGCTTTTTTAATTATTTTCAGCTAATTATTCGGGTTCAATGGTAATTTCTTTTGGTTTCACTTCCGGCTTTTTAGGCATAATAATTTCCAGAATACCATTCTTAAATTTTGCCTTAATATTTTCTTTGTCAATTTCTGCTGGCAAAGAAATGGTACGTGAATAAGTACCGTAAGCTCTTTCCCGATAATAATATTCATCGTTTTTGGTTTCTTCGTCTTTTTTCATTTCACCCTGTATTGTTAAATTACTGTCATTCAACGATAATTTTACATCTTTTTTATCAACACCAGGAAGCTCAACTTTGGCTAAGAGTTTGTCTTTTTTATCTAACAAGTCTACTGCAGGTGCCCAGATACCGCCATCAAACCAGTTTCTCCT
The DNA window shown above is from Atribacterota bacterium and carries:
- a CDS encoding Hsp20/alpha crystallin family protein: MDLIKWEPRRNLTRGFFDDFFDMMESPGRSRRNWFDGGIWAPAVDLLDKKDKLLAKVELPGVDKKDVKLSLNDSNLTIQGEMKKDEETKNDEYYYRERAYGTYSRTISLPAEIDKENIKAKFKNGILEIIMPKKPEVKPKEITIEPE